From one Triticum urartu cultivar G1812 chromosome 3, Tu2.1, whole genome shotgun sequence genomic stretch:
- the LOC125546479 gene encoding probable ubiquitin-conjugating enzyme E2 23 translates to MDVVPAAESPNLYFLDLVSSGPMLIDRGLVLPDGEVDNHYLPVDKFELLRIDDSVVYKNIGDIKVVDRSHLYPGQLVGSASDMGGQIGVITGVNTMLNLAKLDNKGLPIKVIRGVPPSSLRRIRSLNLGDFVVSGPWLGRVVEVSIDIDVLFDDGAVCRGQSVGGPDACSIFKAARWLNGYWHPQRDLGTIMTLETSGVLVYWVASMHCGTDKELLEASAPPAYQNPDDLTFFCASYDCCWGLADRCFFLETSSNEGGAACSPDQHHDDDDDDGEEEEYNACSEDNQEECEASTSQVVPPTKQKDARFYRKQLRKFVFEGHRRAQRSQVMRHVEVEFPMLVANTCTTVDVLWQDGTRQQGRPSATIVPFGIWNEQEFFPGQHVVANLPVNATVDAIDDMTTISVNNGIAAPGTRPAERVGIVKSMQYEDQTVCVSWFKTPGHPDEAREVECDDTVSAYDLRLDSNHSAYYGDIVIRILPSVSTDDGKSAPLLQGNKKKNAVPANLSWVGRVVELSNGHVQVKWGDGSMSTVWPHEIVVVNDENYMELWLEMGDWVEDDGIDDAPEEPVAANTDIDLQNLDNGVESVSTTMSRTRLFGSSFRSLLQLTSDMVARGKGYLMNWRSSLSSLPSSELPAPANDDSIGGAAVGTSDAAVDVTSHGTCCSDESFCFPRFDVLQISPLDHHYLDTTDQEMQGTSRAKSWAKAVQKEWKILENDLPETIYVRAFEDRMDLLRVVMVGASGTPYHDGLFFFDLQLPPSYPDAPPQVYYHSFGLRLNPNLYESGTVCLSLLNTFGGEGTEVWSSTASSLLQVVVSIQGLVLNDKPYYNETGYETMVDKPEGLRNALPYSENAYLLTLRTMLHLLRRPPQGFEEFIKEHFRHRGRFVLRTCNAWLQGNIVDNAHATEVSRKQPCSAGLRLALTNVVPSLMAAFTEIRADGCEEYRSCESNCHVLSATH, encoded by the exons ATGGACGTCGTCCCCGCGGCGGAATCTCCCAATCTTTACTTTCTCGACCTCGTGAGTTCCGGCCCCATGCTCATCGACCGAGGTCTCGTTCTCCCGGACGGCGAGGTGGACAACCACTATCTCCCCGTCGACAAGTTCGAGCTCCTGCGCATCGATGACAGTGTTGTGTACAAGAACATCGGCGACATCAAGGTGGTCGACAGGAGCCACCTGTACCCCGGACAGTTGGTCGGATCGGCCTCCGACATGGGCGGCCAAATCGGCGTCATCACCGGCGTCAACACCATGCTCAACCTGGCCAAGCTCGACAACAAAGGCCTGCCAATCAAGGTCATCAGGGGAGTGCCCCCATCTAGCCTGCGGCGCATCAGGAGCCTCAACCTTGGCGACTTTGTCGTGTCCGGGCCGTGGCTCGGCCGCGTCGTGGAGGTGTCGATCGACATCGATGTATTGTTCGATGACGGAGCCGTCTGCAGG GGGCAGTCCGTCGGCGGGCCGGACGCTTGTTCAATCTTCAAGGCGGCACGGTGGCTTAATGGCTATTGGCATCCTCAACGAGACCTAGGAACCATCATGACGCTGGAGACCTCTGGCGTCCTCGTCTACTGGGTTGCATCAATGCATTGTGGCACCGACAAGGAGCTACTGGAGGCATCCGCTCCTCCGGCCTACCAGAACCCAGACGATCTAACATTTTTCTGCGCCTCGTACGATTGCTGCTGGGGGCTTGCTGACCGCTGTTTTTTCCTTGAAACTAGTTCCAACGAAGGGGGTGCAGCTTGCTCTCCTGATCAAcatcatgatgatgatgatgatgatggggAGGAGGAGGAATATAATGCATGCTCAGAGGACAATCAAGAAGAGTGTGAAGCATCAACCTCTCAGGTGGTACCTCCCACGAAGCAGAAAGATGCGAGGTTTTATCGGAAGCAGCTAAGGAAGTTTGTCTTTGAGGGCCATAGACGGGCACAACGGTCACAAGTCATGAGACATGTGGAGGTGGAGTTTCCCATGCTCGTCGCCAACACGTGCACCACCGTAGACGTGCTGTGGCAAGACGGCACACGGCAACAAGGCAGGCCTTCAGCGACCATCGTCCCCTTTGGGATCTGGAATGAGCAAGAGTTCTTTCCCGGGCAACACGTTGTCGCCAACCTTCCTGTTAATGCCACCGTTGACGCTATTGATGACATGACAACTATTAGTGTCAACAACGGCATTGCCGCACCTGGAACTAGACCAGCGGAGCGTGTGGGCATCGTCAAGAGCATGCAATACGAGGACCAGACGGTTTGTGTATCATGGTTCAAGACGCCAGGGCATCCTGATGAGGCTAGGGAGGTTGAGTGCGATGATACCGTCAGTGCTTATGACCTAAGATTGGACTCTAACCACTCTGCTTACTATGGTGATATTGTCATTCGTATCCTACCATCAGTATCAACAGATGACGGCAAAAGTGCACCCTTGTTACAGGGAAACAAGAAGAAAAATGCCGTTCCCGCCAATCTTTCATGGGTGGGGCGGGTAGTTGAACTTTCTAATGGGCACGTCCAAGTCAAGTGGGGTGATGGTAGCATGTCAACG GTATGGCCCCATGAGATCGTTGTCGTCAATGACGAGAACTACATGGAGCTATGGCTTGAAATGGGCGACTGGGTAGAGGACGATGGCATTGATGACGCACCCGAAGAACCGGTTGCTGCCAACACG GACATTGATCTTCAGAATCTAGATAACGGTGTCGAAAGCGTCAGCACGACAATGTCAAGGACAAGACTTTTTGGTTCTTCATTCCGGTCTTTGCTCCAATTGACCAGCGACATGGTGGCTCGAGGTAAAGGATACTTGATGAACTGGCGATCATCGTTGTCGTCGTTGCCAAGCTCAGAGTTACCCGCGCCCGCAAACGATGATAGTATCGGTGGTGCTGCAGTGGGGACCAGCGATGCTGCTGTAGATGTGACCAGCCATGGTACCTGTTGCTCCGATGAATCGTTCTGCTTTCCACGTTTCGATGTACTGCAGATCAGCCCTCTGGATCACCACTACCTTGACACTACGGACCAG GAAATGCAGGGCACTAGTCGTGCGAAGAGTTGGGCTAAAGCAGTGCAAAAGGAATGGAAAATTCTGGAGAACGACTTACCAG AAACCATCTACGTGCGAGCGTTCGAGGACCGCATGGATCTGCTCCGGGTGGTGATGGTGGGCGCGAGCGGGACACCGTACCATGACGGCCTCTTCTTCTTCGATCTGCAGCTACCTCCTTCGTACCCAGATGCCCCACCGCAAGTGTATTACCACTCCTTCGGCCTACGCCTCAATCCAAACCTCTACGAGTCTGGTACAGTGTGCCTCAGCCTGCTAAACACATTCGGTGGCGAGGGCACCGAGGTCTGGTCCTCGACGGCGTCAAGCCTCCTCCAAGTCGTTGTCTCCATCCAGGGCCTTGTCCTCAATGACAAACCATACTACAATGAGACTGGCTATGAGACAATGGTCGACAAACCGGAGGGCCTCCGCAATGCGCTGCCCTACAGCGAGAATGCTTATCTGCTCACCCTCCGGACCATGCTACACCTTTTACGTCGGCCACCTCAGGGATTTGAGGAATTCATTAAGGAACACTTCCGCCATAGGGGAAGGTTTGTGCTCAGGACATGCAATGCGTGGCTGCAGGGAAATATTGTCGACAATGCTCATGCCACTGAAGTGAGTAGGAAGCAGCCGTGCTCGGCTGGGTTAAGGCTTGCACTCACCAACGTGGTGCCAAGCCTCATGGCGGCCTTCACAGAGATCCGAGCCGACGGGTGCGAAGAGTACCGTAGCTGTGAATCAAATTGCCATGTGCTCTCAGCAACTCACTAG